One genomic window of Bacillota bacterium includes the following:
- the gyrA gene encoding DNA gyrase subunit A, translating to MPENNTKIIPIDINEEMKKSFLDYSMSVIVSRALPDVRDGLKPVHRRILYAMNELGMTPDKPHKKSAHPVGEVLSKYHPHGDAAVYEAMVRMAQDFSTRYPLVDGHGNFGSIDGDSAAAMRYTEVRMAKITLEMLADINKDTVDFRPNYDESLEEPTVLPARIPNLLVNGSAGIAVGMATNIPPHNLGEVVDALVMLIEDPTVELSQLIKKIKGPDFPTGGIIVGRDGIISAYGTGRGSITVRAKCHVEKTSNGKQVILVTELPYQVNKARLIEKIAELVRERKIDGITDLRDESDRSGMRIVIELRRDANPQVILNQLYQHTQMQDTFGVIMLALVDGAPRILNLKEVLHHYIDHRKQVITRRTRFDLNKAEERMHIVEGLRIALAYLDEVIQTIRRSQTPEIAKNALMERFGLSDKQAQAILDMRLQRLTGLEREKLEEEFQELTKTINYLRSVLAEENLVLGIIKEELLKVKEQFADPRRTQIVEESTKLEIEDLIPEEDMVITITHQGYIKRMPVNTYRSQRRGGRGIVAMTTKEEDFVEHLFVTTTHHYLLFFTNRGRVYRLKVYEIPEASRQAKGTSMVNLLAIGGEDKINAVIPVREFVDDKYLFMATRCGVVKKTELSEYDSSRRDGIIAINLDENDELIGVKLTDGTEEIILGTRQGMAIRFAETDVRSMGRTARGVKGITLKPNDLVVSMDTVRNDADLLVVTENGFGKRTPLTDYRKQSRGGKGIMTIRTTKRNGSLVSIKVVKTGDELMIISGEGIIIRLNVEDISQMGRATQGITLMRLDPKDKVVAVAKVVSKNGEEDKNL from the coding sequence ATGCCAGAAAATAACACCAAGATTATCCCGATAGATATCAACGAAGAGATGAAAAAGTCATTCCTGGACTATTCCATGTCGGTCATCGTCAGCCGGGCGCTGCCCGATGTCCGCGATGGCTTAAAACCTGTCCATCGGCGCATTTTATACGCGATGAACGAACTGGGAATGACGCCTGACAAACCGCACAAGAAATCTGCTCACCCGGTCGGGGAAGTGCTCTCTAAGTACCATCCGCATGGTGACGCTGCTGTCTACGAAGCCATGGTGCGAATGGCGCAGGATTTTTCTACCCGCTACCCGCTGGTGGATGGGCACGGAAATTTTGGCTCAATCGACGGGGATTCTGCCGCAGCTATGCGGTACACAGAAGTACGCATGGCGAAAATTACCCTGGAAATGCTGGCAGACATTAACAAGGACACGGTTGATTTTCGGCCTAATTATGATGAATCATTGGAAGAGCCGACTGTACTGCCGGCTCGGATTCCCAATCTGCTGGTTAACGGGTCGGCAGGCATAGCGGTCGGTATGGCCACCAACATCCCTCCGCATAACCTGGGTGAAGTAGTTGATGCACTGGTCATGCTCATTGAGGACCCGACAGTGGAATTAAGCCAACTGATAAAAAAGATCAAGGGGCCGGATTTTCCGACCGGTGGAATCATTGTGGGGAGAGATGGGATCATCTCAGCGTATGGCACCGGCCGGGGAAGTATCACTGTTCGAGCCAAATGCCATGTGGAAAAGACGAGTAATGGAAAGCAGGTTATACTGGTTACGGAACTGCCATATCAAGTTAACAAGGCTCGATTAATAGAAAAAATCGCGGAACTGGTTCGAGAACGCAAGATCGACGGCATTACTGACCTACGCGATGAATCTGACCGGAGCGGGATGCGGATTGTTATTGAGCTACGTCGGGACGCTAATCCGCAGGTCATACTTAATCAACTTTACCAGCACACTCAGATGCAGGATACCTTTGGGGTGATCATGCTGGCTTTAGTAGATGGTGCCCCGAGAATCCTGAACTTGAAAGAAGTGCTGCATCATTATATCGATCATCGGAAACAGGTAATTACTCGCCGGACGCGATTTGACCTGAATAAGGCTGAAGAACGAATGCACATCGTCGAAGGGCTGCGGATCGCCCTGGCTTATCTGGACGAAGTAATTCAAACCATCCGACGTTCCCAAACCCCAGAGATCGCCAAGAATGCCTTGATGGAGCGTTTTGGCCTCTCGGATAAGCAGGCCCAGGCTATCCTCGATATGCGTCTCCAACGTCTGACTGGCCTCGAACGTGAAAAACTGGAAGAAGAGTTTCAGGAACTGACCAAGACGATCAACTACCTCCGATCGGTACTAGCCGAGGAAAATCTAGTTTTGGGAATCATTAAGGAAGAACTACTCAAAGTCAAGGAACAATTCGCTGACCCCCGACGAACCCAAATCGTTGAAGAATCCACCAAGCTGGAAATAGAAGACCTTATCCCCGAGGAGGACATGGTCATCACAATTACCCATCAGGGGTATATTAAGCGGATGCCAGTTAACACTTACCGAAGTCAACGACGCGGCGGCCGTGGCATCGTGGCAATGACAACTAAAGAGGAAGACTTTGTGGAGCATTTGTTTGTCACCACGACCCACCACTATCTCTTATTTTTCACGAACCGGGGACGGGTCTATCGACTCAAGGTTTACGAAATACCCGAAGCCAGCCGACAAGCAAAAGGGACTTCGATGGTTAATCTGCTGGCGATTGGGGGAGAGGATAAGATCAATGCCGTGATCCCAGTTCGGGAGTTTGTGGACGATAAATACTTGTTTATGGCGACGCGATGCGGTGTAGTCAAAAAGACTGAGTTGAGCGAATACGATTCGTCACGGCGGGATGGTATCATTGCGATTAACCTTGATGAAAACGACGAATTGATCGGAGTAAAACTAACTGATGGAACCGAAGAAATTATTCTCGGCACCCGCCAGGGAATGGCCATACGTTTCGCAGAAACCGATGTGCGCAGCATGGGCCGGACGGCCCGTGGGGTCAAAGGGATTACCCTAAAACCTAATGATCTAGTAGTTAGCATGGATACCGTACGCAATGATGCGGATCTCCTGGTGGTAACAGAAAACGGGTTTGGAAAGCGGACTCCTTTGACCGATTATCGCAAGCAGAGCCGGGGTGGAAAAGGGATCATGACGATCCGCACTACGAAGCGAAACGGGAGCCTAGTCAGTATCAAAGTGGTTAAGACCGGCGATGAGTTGATGATTATCAGTGGTGAGGGGATTATTATCCGTTTAAATGTAGAAGACATCTCCCAAATGGGTCGAGCCACTCAAGGGATTACCTTGATGCGTTTAGACCCCAAGGATAAGGTGGTCGCCGTGGCTAAGGTCGTTTCCAAAAACGGTGAAGAAGATAAAAACCTTTAA
- the gyrB gene encoding DNA topoisomerase (ATP-hydrolyzing) subunit B, whose amino-acid sequence MADHRNSAPNVVTDYDASQIQVLEGLEAVRKRPGMYIGTTGPRGLHHLVFEIVDNSIDEALAGYCDEINVIIHPDNSVTVIDNGRGIPVDIHPKTGRPAVEVALTILHAGGKFGGKGYKVSGGLHGVGLSVVNALSAWLEVKIRREGKLWFQRYERGVPTSDVQQISDTEGTGTEITFKPDHEIFEELTYNFETILSRLRELSFLNKGLKITLEDERTGEKVRLLQQGGIIDFVTYLNKNKDVLHPQPIYLAKEKDNVQVEIAMQYNDGYVENVFSFANNIHTQEGGTHEAGFRAALTRIVNEYARKYGALKENDQNLSGEDIREGLTAVISIKVPEPQFEGQTKTKLGNSEVRSIVDSIMADGLGTFFEENPAVGKKIVEKAVTAARAREAARKARELTRRKSALESTTLPGKLADCSSKDAAECELYLVEGDSAGGSAKQGRDRRFQAILPLRGKILNVEKARLDKILGNEEIRAIITALGTGISDEFDINKARYHKLIIMTDADVDGSHIRTLLLTFFYRYMRPLIEAGYVYIAQPPLYRVRKGKEQFYLYSDKELDQLLKKIGRQNYSIQRYKGLGEMNPEQLWDTTMDPSNRTILQVTLEDAIKADEIFTILMGDRVEPRREFIHRYAKEVRNLDV is encoded by the coding sequence ATGGCAGATCATAGAAATTCGGCGCCAAACGTCGTGACAGATTATGACGCTAGCCAGATTCAGGTTCTGGAAGGGCTGGAAGCGGTTCGGAAGCGGCCGGGGATGTATATTGGTACGACCGGCCCGCGCGGCTTACACCACTTAGTTTTTGAGATTGTTGACAACAGTATTGATGAAGCCCTGGCCGGCTATTGTGATGAGATTAATGTGATTATTCACCCTGACAACAGTGTCACTGTAATTGATAATGGGCGGGGTATTCCTGTCGATATTCACCCGAAAACCGGCCGGCCGGCCGTAGAAGTTGCTTTAACTATTTTGCACGCCGGCGGAAAATTTGGTGGTAAGGGGTATAAGGTGTCCGGTGGATTACACGGGGTTGGCCTATCCGTAGTCAACGCCTTGTCTGCCTGGCTGGAAGTGAAGATCCGGCGGGAGGGAAAATTGTGGTTCCAGCGATATGAACGCGGGGTGCCAACTTCAGATGTGCAGCAGATCAGTGATACTGAGGGTACAGGTACGGAGATCACCTTTAAACCTGATCACGAAATTTTTGAAGAACTCACCTATAACTTTGAAACGATTCTTTCCCGTTTACGTGAATTATCTTTTCTCAATAAGGGATTAAAAATAACCCTGGAGGATGAACGAACGGGGGAGAAAGTCAGGTTGCTGCAGCAGGGCGGAATCATCGACTTTGTTACCTACCTCAATAAGAACAAAGACGTTCTTCATCCCCAGCCCATCTACCTGGCGAAGGAAAAGGATAATGTGCAGGTAGAAATCGCTATGCAGTACAATGATGGTTACGTGGAGAACGTGTTTTCATTTGCTAATAACATTCATACCCAGGAAGGAGGCACCCATGAGGCTGGTTTTCGGGCGGCACTAACCAGAATAGTTAATGAATATGCCAGAAAATATGGTGCCCTCAAAGAAAATGATCAAAACCTGTCCGGCGAGGATATCCGCGAGGGTCTGACTGCAGTTATCAGCATCAAAGTCCCAGAACCACAGTTTGAGGGACAAACCAAAACAAAACTGGGTAACAGTGAGGTTAGATCTATCGTTGATTCAATTATGGCTGACGGATTGGGGACTTTCTTTGAGGAAAACCCGGCCGTGGGCAAAAAAATCGTGGAAAAAGCGGTTACTGCGGCGAGAGCCAGAGAAGCGGCACGAAAGGCCCGGGAATTAACCCGTCGGAAAAGTGCCCTGGAATCTACCACTCTCCCCGGGAAACTGGCTGATTGCTCAAGCAAAGACGCTGCCGAATGTGAACTATATCTGGTTGAGGGGGATTCGGCCGGCGGTTCGGCTAAACAGGGTCGCGACCGTCGTTTCCAGGCAATACTACCCCTACGGGGCAAAATCTTGAACGTGGAAAAAGCTCGTCTGGATAAAATCCTCGGCAATGAAGAAATCAGAGCAATCATTACAGCACTGGGTACGGGAATCTCCGACGAGTTTGATATAAATAAGGCCCGTTACCATAAACTGATCATCATGACCGATGCTGATGTCGACGGCTCGCACATACGTACTCTGCTCTTAACTTTCTTTTATCGCTACATGCGACCGCTAATTGAAGCTGGTTATGTTTACATTGCTCAGCCCCCACTCTATCGAGTAAGAAAGGGAAAAGAACAGTTTTATCTATACAGTGATAAAGAACTGGATCAACTTTTAAAAAAAATTGGCCGTCAAAACTATTCAATTCAGCGGTATAAAGGTCTGGGCGAAATGAATCCGGAACAACTCTGGGATACTACCATGGACCCCAGCAACAGGACCATCTTACAGGTAACCTTGGAAGACGCAATTAAGGCCGATGAAATCTTTACGATCCTGATGGGTGACCGGGTTGAGCCGCGGCGGGAGTTTATTCACCGTTATGCCAAGGAGGTTCGTAACCTGGATGTATAA
- a CDS encoding DUF370 domain-containing protein, which yields MFLHLGGDTIIPKEELIAILDLETTSKAEATKDFLEMARDEGFIRYVGEKGKEKSFVITSKYVYYSPISSMTLIKRASHFKGMISFWEKDSF from the coding sequence ATGTTTCTGCACCTGGGGGGAGATACTATTATCCCCAAAGAAGAACTTATCGCGATCCTGGACCTGGAAACAACCAGTAAAGCGGAAGCAACCAAAGATTTTTTGGAGATGGCCCGGGATGAAGGATTTATTCGGTATGTAGGGGAAAAAGGAAAGGAAAAATCATTTGTGATTACCAGTAAATACGTATACTATTCGCCAATTTCTTCAATGACCTTAATCAAGAGGGCATCTCATTTCAAGGGAATGATTTCCTTTTGGGAAAAAGATTCTTTTTAA
- the recF gene encoding DNA replication/repair protein RecF: MLLKTILLNNYRNYTKANLLCSPTLNIIWGNNAQGKSNLLEAIYLLSTGQAYRTNHDQELVRWGASYYLIKSEIQNNERTLDIELMYQIDQKKSLKIDGYKRSRISDVLGVFNVVLFSPDDLYLVKGGPTRRRRYLDLTICRLNPSYYYYLQQYQKTVEQRNQLLRSLAITTSSLATLEVWDQQLVILGAKILGRRLQILPKLTKLSSYFYRKIASNTEQLFVRYQSTVNLPLENQEIDCSESTIARYFSDHLKHIRKEERKRGVTLIGPHRDDLVLYLDQHEMRNFGSQGQQRSAALSLKLAELEILANEQGDYPVLLLDDVLSELDSSRREFLFTQLLNKVQTFLTTTQYTYLNAEILKKASLIEVKNGVLWPT; the protein is encoded by the coding sequence TTGCTGCTGAAAACAATTTTATTAAATAATTACCGAAACTATACAAAGGCTAATCTTTTGTGTTCACCAACTCTAAATATAATCTGGGGCAATAATGCCCAGGGAAAAAGCAATCTTTTAGAAGCGATCTATTTATTAAGTACCGGCCAGGCTTATCGGACTAACCACGACCAGGAATTAGTACGTTGGGGTGCAAGTTATTACCTGATTAAATCAGAAATTCAAAATAACGAGAGAACGCTTGATATTGAGTTAATGTATCAAATTGACCAAAAGAAGTCACTCAAAATAGATGGTTATAAACGTAGCCGGATCAGTGATGTCCTGGGTGTATTTAACGTGGTGTTGTTTTCACCAGATGACCTTTACCTGGTGAAAGGAGGACCAACCCGGCGGCGGCGGTATCTTGACCTAACCATTTGTCGCTTGAATCCGTCGTATTATTACTATTTACAGCAATACCAAAAGACGGTCGAACAGCGCAACCAGCTACTGCGCAGTTTAGCAATAACTACAAGTTCATTAGCTACACTGGAAGTTTGGGATCAACAACTGGTCATTTTAGGAGCAAAAATTCTTGGTCGTCGCTTACAAATCTTACCAAAGTTAACAAAATTAAGTAGTTATTTTTATAGAAAAATAGCTTCCAATACCGAACAGTTGTTTGTTCGCTATCAGTCAACGGTAAACCTACCTTTAGAAAATCAAGAAATAGATTGCTCTGAAAGCACCATTGCGCGGTATTTTAGTGACCATTTGAAACATATCAGAAAAGAAGAACGCAAACGAGGGGTGACTTTAATTGGACCGCATCGGGATGATCTCGTCTTATACCTGGACCAGCATGAAATGCGTAATTTCGGTTCCCAAGGACAGCAACGCTCTGCTGCTTTAAGTTTAAAACTGGCTGAACTTGAAATTTTGGCCAATGAACAGGGTGATTATCCCGTTTTATTGCTGGATGATGTTTTATCAGAGTTAGATTCATCGAGACGAGAGTTTCTATTTACACAACTGCTCAATAAGGTCCAGACTTTTCTGACTACTACCCAGTACACCTATTTAAATGCGGAAATATTGAAAAAAGCCAGCCTGATTGAGGTTAAGAACGGAGTTTTGTGGCCAACCTAA
- the dnaN gene encoding DNA polymerase III subunit beta, translating into MKFTSTKDNLSYATQIVQKSVSSKTTIPILSGILIETGQQMVKLAATDLEIGTECSFPADVQLEGKTVVPARYFIEFVRRLPDQEITIESNSENSQITIKYGISEFTLSTMDPTEFPILPLSQDGPRFTLTQGKFKQMIKQVLIATSNEQVRPVFTGVLLLFEEGTIKLVATDTHRLAVREERQEYPLELEQQIKQVIIPARTLSELNRILLDDNESFSVTITENQILFTTEQIALLSRLIDGHFPNYKQVLPKQYSSTIKLKTKELLSTLERAALLMSPTEGISSAKFELQKDKLIVSSTVPNGSIYEELPIILEGDPLLIAFNSKYLIDVLRIIDNEEILFQFTGPLSSAVIRPTSDENYFYLVLPIRI; encoded by the coding sequence ATGAAATTTACATCGACAAAAGATAATCTTTCCTATGCCACGCAAATCGTTCAAAAATCCGTGTCTTCTAAAACAACCATACCAATTCTTTCCGGAATTTTGATCGAAACAGGTCAGCAAATGGTTAAATTAGCTGCCACTGACCTTGAAATCGGGACAGAATGTTCGTTTCCGGCTGATGTTCAACTGGAAGGAAAAACAGTTGTGCCGGCCCGCTATTTTATAGAATTTGTTCGTCGTTTACCGGATCAGGAGATCACCATAGAATCAAACAGTGAGAATAGCCAGATCACTATCAAATATGGAATCTCAGAGTTTACTCTGAGCACTATGGACCCTACTGAATTTCCCATCTTGCCGCTTTCGCAAGATGGTCCACGTTTTACTTTGACTCAAGGAAAATTTAAACAAATGATTAAACAAGTTTTAATCGCTACTTCAAATGAGCAGGTCCGTCCAGTTTTTACGGGGGTCCTCTTACTGTTTGAAGAAGGCACTATTAAGCTGGTAGCGACCGATACCCACCGTTTAGCTGTACGCGAAGAGCGCCAGGAATATCCGCTTGAGCTGGAACAACAGATTAAACAAGTCATCATTCCAGCGCGCACATTGAGCGAACTTAACCGTATTTTGCTTGATGATAATGAATCATTTTCGGTGACGATTACCGAAAATCAAATTTTATTTACTACAGAGCAGATTGCTCTTCTTTCCCGGTTGATCGATGGACATTTTCCAAATTATAAACAGGTTTTACCTAAACAATATTCTTCCACAATTAAACTAAAAACCAAAGAGTTACTGTCAACCCTAGAACGAGCAGCCCTACTCATGTCACCCACTGAGGGTATTAGTTCGGCTAAATTTGAGCTTCAGAAAGATAAACTAATCGTCAGTTCTACTGTTCCAAATGGATCGATATATGAGGAATTGCCGATTATTCTAGAGGGTGATCCCTTATTAATTGCTTTTAATTCTAAATATCTCATTGATGTACTTCGTATCATCGATAATGAAGAGATTTTATTTCAATTTACCGGTCCTTTGAGTTCAGCGGTAATCAGACCCACCAGTGATGAAAACTATTTCTATCTGGTTTTGCCTATAAGAATTTAA